In Dyadobacter subterraneus, a single genomic region encodes these proteins:
- a CDS encoding Crp/Fnr family transcriptional regulator: protein MPDSGDGLPLLASIFEGETLKKGEVVLKEGEICTAFYFVESGHLRTCYQNDGTEINLYFHLEGSITSDHRNAKNSIPSKFTIKAGEKSKIWILNRKKLEELCYANDQIMIFGRNLVSHIGLNLHDNDVLSKMYSPAEHYAYIQKNNPDLLQRVSISNLASYLGIDRRTLTRIRGKR, encoded by the coding sequence ATGCCTGACTCCGGGGATGGTTTACCGCTGCTTGCAAGCATTTTTGAAGGTGAGACCCTTAAAAAAGGAGAGGTTGTTTTGAAGGAAGGTGAAATTTGCACTGCGTTTTATTTCGTTGAAAGTGGCCATCTGCGTACATGCTATCAAAATGATGGCACTGAAATTAATCTATACTTTCACCTGGAAGGTTCCATTACCTCGGATCATCGAAATGCGAAGAATAGTATTCCTTCAAAATTCACCATCAAAGCGGGTGAGAAAAGTAAAATTTGGATATTGAACCGAAAAAAGCTGGAAGAGCTTTGTTATGCGAACGATCAAATTATGATTTTCGGAAGAAATCTGGTGAGTCATATAGGACTGAATTTGCACGACAATGATGTTTTATCTAAAATGTACTCTCCGGCGGAACATTACGCCTATATTCAGAAAAACAATCCCGATCTTTTACAACGGGTTTCTATTTCCAACCTTGCGTCCTATCTAGGGATAGACCGTAGAACGCTTACGCGGATCAGGGGAAAACGATAA